The Lewinellaceae bacterium genome has a segment encoding these proteins:
- a CDS encoding DUF3822 family protein has translation MGRLILEIIEDNYSRSFTSALELSILLGVDSFTYMISDGNNQSRLLKDYTLEKHVNQEDEVKNILSSDKQLNAAFRSVLLGIDNPHSTLIPTSFYHEKERRSYLEHLMPLVDQSAIFTDSIDGQSAQNVYAVKSSVLSIFEEHLPGFHILHFSSVMMRTLESHAKANPGHQVYVYFRPRSLRIFLFDNGRIKFSNSFDFTGVKDVLYYVLLVLEQHGLDNTQTPVFLLGQLLRDSELFRLLYRYIDKLFFFEHEAPVKMGSKLGKMPSWFFYDVLSLNQ, from the coding sequence TTGGGAAGATTAATATTAGAAATAATTGAAGATAACTATAGCAGAAGTTTTACCTCTGCACTGGAACTGTCCATCCTGCTAGGGGTGGACAGTTTTACGTATATGATAAGTGATGGGAACAATCAATCACGACTCCTAAAGGACTATACGTTGGAAAAACATGTGAATCAGGAAGATGAGGTGAAAAATATCCTGTCTTCGGACAAACAGCTCAATGCCGCCTTTCGAAGTGTTTTACTGGGCATTGACAACCCACATTCCACGTTGATTCCGACTTCTTTTTATCATGAAAAAGAAAGGAGGTCCTATCTCGAACATTTAATGCCACTGGTGGATCAATCAGCGATATTCACTGATTCCATTGATGGTCAGTCGGCCCAAAATGTATATGCCGTCAAATCTTCCGTATTGTCCATTTTCGAGGAACACCTGCCTGGTTTCCATATTTTGCATTTCTCATCCGTCATGATGCGAACCCTTGAATCTCATGCCAAAGCCAATCCGGGTCACCAGGTTTATGTGTATTTCAGACCAAGGAGTTTAAGAATATTTTTATTTGACAACGGCAGGATTAAATTTTCAAACAGCTTTGATTTTACAGGAGTCAAGGATGTGTTGTATTATGTGTTGCTCGTACTTGAACAACATGGCCTGGACAATACCCAGACCCCCGTTTTTCTCCTGGGACAACTTTTGCGCGATTCGGAGTTGTTCAGGTTATTGTACCGGTATATCGATAAATTATTCTTTTTTGAACATGAGGCACCCGTAAAAATGGGTAGCAAACTGGGGAAAATGCCTTCGTGGTTTTTTTACGATGTGTTGAGTCTCAATCAATGA